In Calditrichota bacterium, the genomic window ACGATCCGGAGGATTACCAGCATGCCGTGGGCGATCCGCCGACCCAGCTTTCGCTGCATCGGAATTCACCGGGCTATCGGTTGATTCTAAACAATGTTCTTTTTCCGGCCGCTAAAAAGAAGAAACAAAAGACCTAAAAGTGATTGGTAAAAATAAAAAGTCCCCGGCACGTCAAAAGTGCCGGGGATTTTTTTGTGTTTATTCGTGAAAATTGGTGGGCAATTTTATCTAAAATTACCTTTCCGGATACGGCGGCAAATAGGGCGGCCGCTTGGGAAGTACCGGTGGCTTTTCCTTGATCTTTTTCATCAGGTAATTAATGGCGGTTTCCAGCTGGGGGTCTTTTCCCTGAACAACCAGATCGGGCCGGTTGTCGACCTCAATATCCGGTTCAACACCATGGTTCTCGATAATCCATTTGCTGTCCAATCCGTAGATGGAAAATTCGGGAATGGTCACGTAGCCGCCGTCTACCAGAGGTGTGTAACCGCGAATTCCGCGAACCCCGCCCCAGGTGCGTTTCCCAATGACCGGGC contains:
- a CDS encoding asparagine synthetase B; this encodes DPEDYQHAVGDPPTQLSLHRNSPGYRLILNNVLFPAAKKKKQKT